The following is a genomic window from Pygocentrus nattereri isolate fPygNat1 chromosome 8, fPygNat1.pri, whole genome shotgun sequence.
CACTATTTAGTAACGATTTTCCTTTggtgtcattttcttttattccttTAGAATATGTCTAAATATATAGAATGTATATAGAATATATCAAGCctatatttattctaattttgacaaatggaggaTCATAGATAATAATCAGCACAAGAAAGGGCAACGGCAGAAAACCCCATGGctgcttggaaagggaggggtgagggaggggttttcagttggttgcaatctgcaacctcaccactagatgccactaaatcttaaATACTGCACCTTTCTGtaattaaagagagagagaaaatacacAGTCTAAAAATTCACTTAAACATGATGGTTTTGCTTGTACTTACAACTAAGTACATTATGCTGTCTTTTGCTACTCCAAACACGAGTGCCTGAATCTGAGCATGTTGCCGAGGATGCGTTGCTAAGGACAGTGAATAAGAAGGCAGACATAGCGCAGCTGTATCACTATCAAGGTTAACTATTCTAGCTGATGCTGGCTAGATCCATAAACATCCATCACCTCTGATAATCAGCTAAAAACAGTTTAGATATACAGATATAACCAGATATACATTCATGAACTCTTACAAATGCTCATAAACTCTTAtggaagatgatgatgatgatgatgatgatgatgatgatgatgatgattgatgATGCATCTTCCTAGCTTCTGTACATCAACAAGTCAAAGTCACTTATACCTATTACCGAGGTGGAGGTTTGTTCTGAAACTCAACAAAatatgaaacttttttttacagtaataagAGGCTTACCTCTTGTTTTAGACTAATTGCAGtgtcaaaatatttgttttacttttatggGCAGCTGCTGACCAAAGGCAGATGCTTGGTAAGGCCAGTGGTTTTGCATAATTTTGCTTATGAAGGACATGCAATAAAAATTAACCATACTACTCACTTTAAATGGGTGTAGGGTGGGGCATGTTTGACCTGAGTACAGAATGTCTGATAATTTGAAATATGCCTACAAAAAGGTGATgatttttttctagtttttaaAGTAAATTCAGTGTTTAAAGTTTACAGTGCATAAGCCTCCACAAGTAGCTGTTCCAGTATATCAAACACTCCCCGTCCCACTGTACCAGTATACTACTGGTAAAAATGGACAGAGGAAAATTTTGCTTACAATCACAAAACTTACAATCTACAAATTTTGCTTACAATCACAACCTCACAACCCCtcatcagccataacattaaaatctttatccattttatcagctccacttaacatataggtgcactttgtagtgctacaattacagactgtagttcatctgtttctctgtgtacttACTTTGACCCCTTTCACCCTATTCTTCAAcagtcaggaccaccacagagcaggtactttttGGGTGGTGAAATATTCGCACCTGTGTGATGTGCGtgatgatggtgtgttagtgtgtgctgggctggtatgagtggatcagccTCAGCAGttttgttggagtttttaaaagatttgtcactgctggactgagaatagtccaccaaccaaaaatatccagcaaacAGCAGCCTGTGGACAGCACAGTATGACCACAGATGACGGACTAGAAGAGGAgtaacacaaaccgtgcagcaacagatgagctactgtctctgactttacatcttcaCAGTGGACAAACAAGGTAAGTGTGTCTAATAgcgtggacagtgagtggacacagtgtttaaaaacaccagcagcactgctgtgtctgattgacTCATACCAGCTAAACACagattaacacaccaccaccaccacatcagtgttactgttatTGCCAATGATTCCCACAAGtaatacctgttctgtggtggtccattaaggaacagggtgaaagggggcagagaaacagaactacagcagaactacaaagagcacctagagtaagtagagctgataaaatagacaatgataTGACCGATCAGATTAACACCCTAACAATTTAACCCCTTCAGTACGATGAACTCAGTATTAGGTTTTGATCACTAAAGTATAGATACATGAAGACAAAGTATCAAGCTGAAGTGACCCCTTTACCAATATTCACCCCACAGCAAGATCAACAGAGCAGTTCCAGTGCTTAAGGAAGCCACTAGATTTCAAAAGGGAAAAGTGAAAATCTTGGAACTTACTTCTTTATCAAAGGCATAAATGGAGTCAGAGCCGTCTTAATGATTTTAAGCATGCGAGAATTGCCTGTGAAGAGAAAttgaaaacaaatgttttatgtGAACATCATTTAACTCGTTAAATTTTAACACTAAGAGTACAAAGTACTAACACTTGGTCTATAGAGTTATTGTCTGTCTATATACAGAGTTTGCCAGACTTTTAGGTGCAGCTTCCCTTTACctatactcactggccatttatTAGGTCCACCTACCACATATATGTAATTTTTGACAATTTTTCAGCCGCCCTTTTGTGGACCTTCTCCATTCAGAGACAGAATATAGAGTGGCTATATGgtaaaaagatgaaaaagatggctattcaagggttctttagtaaaggaaatggttttCTTTATACCTGtgagttctatatggaaccatttcatctttgcatggtggaatggCTCTTagactggtggagaatgtgttgtatgtgtgtatatatcttttggaaaatggttctatatagcaccaaaaaagtgctgctattgttacaatggcaagcttgaaacaatagaagaaccatacACAATACATTCACCATTAATCTGttgaaccgtttcaccatgtaaagaaccatttaagcatgaaatggttccatgtagaactcACAGttataaacaaagccattccctttactgaagaatcCTTGGAGAAACATCTCTTAAGAATGTAGatatacctaataaactggaaCAAATGGAATTACTGTTAAGTCAGAAAAGACTAATTCAAAACCCACCAGAAATTTCCTTCAGCAAATTAAATATCACTTTATTGACTTCAGGTTGTTCCCAGTTGGGTGTgttgattgtttttttctgtacttGTGGAAAACTCCGCGTCTCTTCTTTGGTCGGACAtactttctctttccctttagGCTTGTCTGTTGACTTTTTGTGAGTGAGGTGTTCCTTCTTGTTTATGCTTTCAGTCAAATGGCAGTCCGAGAGGCTGTCATTTTCATACTGGCCTAGGCTTTCGCCGTCACTGTCAAATGAACTACAGACAGCTGGCTGTATTTTAGGAATTACTTTTGTCCTGGCAGCAAATTGTGCCAGATTCTCACCAACACTTTCACGTTTACTTAAAGTCCTCTGATCAGGCTCATTAAAGAGACAATCAGAACATTCTGCATCTTGTTTTCCATATTTGAGGTCATCTATCTGGTCACTTGAAGGTGAATATCCAGAGCCTGTGACCAACAACTCTTCCTCCATTTCTGTATATTGTCTTTGCAATATGTGCTTATACTCTGGCTGGGCGTGAGCCAGCTCATCATGTTGAGATGAGGCATCTGATATACTGCATCtgtccctggtgtcatgtggcTTCTCCTCCCCTTTAAGATTATTTGGCTGAGAATAAAATAAGGCATTACAGTTTAAATCACCAGTACATGCACAGGCAAAATCAACAGGTTACTAGCTTGGGGGTATAATGACATTTCGTTAGATAAGAGACAGGTGTGTAGACGAAGACTTGATAAAGATATTTTTTGTCCTATTTCTCACACCAAAAACTCATAGGTCACTTTTGTGTCCACATAGTCATATTTCTTAATCTGTGAAATAGTGTAAACTCACACTGGCATTTGCTGAGCAGTGACCCACAGACTGGTCAAGGTTTCTGTCAATTTGTTACAAAAAAGCCTAATTAAAGCATCATCTGAATCAAGCTCGTTtggtttaaaaacatttttttttttttaaaaagtacgaTTTTGGAAGGTAATTTTGAGTGTTATAATTTTGTTTGCATGATGTGGGAGGAGGCAGTAAAAgttattgtgtattttttttacaccataTGGGCTCATATAGTTAGTGTCTACAATGTTATGAGCAAAGTGAGGCTGAAATGTGTCTGTACAATTTACTCATTATTCATTAAccttacagaaaaaaacaagtcCACAAACTTCAGTGATTTAGGTGGAAATGCCATTCAGTAGACATTTGAGCTATTCCACAATGTTGTCTGGATCTGACAACATGCCCCTATGCATTgcacagaaatttagaaaaattgtaTGTAATGTCAATGACCTCTACCAGCTTAGTGGTTCTTCCTAGAATGTTAACTTTTAAATGAATCTAAATGGTTTACATTTGACTAGATTCATATTGTACATTATTGACCTTGTTGGTAATTGTTGATAACTGGCTTTAATCAGGGTCATAAGTGGGTGTGTTTATATTAAAGAACCGGTCCTAATTCCAGCAATTCCACAGTTGTTCCTGAATATGATGAAATGTCGCTCTGAAATCCCATGGATTCATTTATTCTGGGTCTTAGAtggaaataaacagtgatttaaagcaaacaaaaaggTCCCTTTCCCTTGATATAGTTGTTAAGTTAATAATTCTGTGAGTTGTGATTTAGTGCAACAGTTGCACAAGTTGGTCTGTAATACTTGCTTCATCATCTTCTTGGCTAAGGTTGAGAAAGGATGCAATCCCACCCAGAAGACCCCACACCCCTCCATCTCCATCTTCTTCTCCCAGCAACCTGTTCAGTGGGCAGAGGAACCTGAACACAAGTTTAGTGTGACCCAACTCTGCATCTTCCACAAGCACCTAAAAAATGAtcacatacattaaaaatgattattttattatttttttacggTTATTTGTTTTATGGTTATTACTGTCTCATTAAATGTAAAACTTACTTGCAGGAAGTGCTCAAAAATTGTTTTTGCTTCCTCTTGGTAGTCTTCAGCGAACTTTGTTTCTGTATACTCCACTATTTCTGATATGGAGGGCAGATGAGACATGTCCTATGGACACATTTAAAACTATGTTTCACACTGATGAAAATCCTGAAGTGATACAGCATAAatatgaagggaaaaaaatttATTGGTGTCTTACCCGGCAGTGATTATAAAATTCAACTATTTCTGACTGGGTCTTTTTCACAACCCAGTGGAGATTCTCAGGGTTGTTTTTCTCTTCCAATCGAATTGTGAAACACAACGCGTCATCTTCTGTCTCAACCtagaaatacatttataatcTGTTATAagtaatatttaatgttttcccACTAATCTCTAACTGTGATATCTACAACATACAGTTTATTACATTTGACTAATTTCCCTGCACACAGAAAAGTACAGAAAACATGCATCAGAAGACAGCTGGAAGGGTGGCAAAAGGCAAAGCtgaaggtttttattttttctcactAGTATGGAGAATTTTTTATcaactaaaaaaataacaaaacattttattaagctCAAGAATGGCTCAATAATCAGTTGATGTGCTGAGCGGAGACAGTATAGTGATGAAGTTTTGTAAAGGCTTAAAGAGGAATtacaccaatttttctaaatttctacatattttaatTGTTGAGATTCAGAGAGGTCCCCACCATGAACACATTACCTCATCTTAAAACTATCAAAAAAGAATGTCATGCAGCATATTTCATAACCGTTCCATCTAGTGAAAGTTTCTGTGAGGCAGGTTTCTGaggtagggctgaacgattttaGACAAtctaattgtaattttttttggcCAATATTATCTTTGTATTCAAATTttccgtttcaccttaaatagtgcagtgGCTACATTCTGCCATGATGCACCATCAATGTAACtgatgcatcatttaaggtggactggaaaGGTCTATTTAAGAAGTTAAAGAATGTGAAACCAACTTTCTTGTGAAAAGAGGAACAAGATGACATCAAAAAACTTCCTCTAAATTGTTGCATGACTTTCTtttcaaaaaatttgaaaattatTCCTTTTCAAGGAATTTTGACTACAGTAATTAATTTCTCAATGCAAAACACCTAAACATGCAGAACAGCTGAGAGCTACTGTTCTTAGTCAAGGATGTCCTTCAAATGAGCTTGATTACAGTCCTGTCCGCTGCCCTaggaataaaaaaatgaataaataagtacATGAATAAacaagaaagaataaaagacaGACTCACTTCAGTAACGGTAACCTGCCAGTTCCCAACCCGCCACATCTCAAAGGACAGCTTAAACTCCAACATGTCCTCTGGGAGGCTAATCAAGTCACTCTCCACATCACTGTCTTCCTAACAACAAACAACATGAAAGACTATAAAACTTGAGCAGctctgaaataaaatgtgtgttgaATTACAGCTGATGTTCTGTTTGCTCACGCTCTCGTGGACCGAGTCATCACAGCTGCTTGCACCATCAGCTTCTATTACAGCAGCCCTGCGGGAATGCAAAGCTCTCTTCATCAGCTCCTTCTcttgcttctttattttcttcttctttggcTTAAATAACTTGGAGACCTTTTCCATTACTTTGTTGCCTACTTGGAGACAAACAAAAAGTCGAATTTTACAAAGTGTGGAAAGTTAGTTCTAAAATAATAGAGCAAGCTCTAAAAAACAAACTCTCAATGCATCCTCATATTATTTTCTGTGCAATTGAAAATGATAGAAACGGACCATTTACCTTTCTTTTTCGCTTTGATGTCTTCAGATGGACTCTCTTCCACTTCTTCTTCTGGCCTGTAGAATATGAAGCAACCATTGCAACAAAcaagaaaatgtgtaaaaatatttttaacttAGTAGATTAAAGTAGACGTGCTGGGGCCACTCACACTTCTATATTCTCTACCCCTGTAGAGGAAGTAGTGTTTTCTCTGTCCGAGTCATGCCCTCTTTCCCCTGGGCTCTGAGAGGGCACTCGATCCAGCTGAGAAACCACCAAGCGATTCAAGTTGTCTGGGTCAGAAAGCAATGTCACAAGTGCCAGTACtaggaaacaacaacaacaacaacttgaCAAACAAATATTGATTacatagttgtttttttttaaatctacaaTTTTTGCAATAAAAATATTCCTGAAGACCAGCATAATTATGGTAAGCTACCACAAACTGAAACAGTACCATTTAGTTAACCCTTTACTGCATGATGTTGTGGGTTTTTGCAGTCTATACTTCCTTTTTCACACTCATAATATGGACAGGCCTCTTTCACAGAatgtactgtatgttttcaattCCATACTTAAGCACAACCTTGGCAATTgcaatttcttttaaaataaattaaaacaatgtaGATGCATGCAAAACTGCAATATGCAGTGTAACTGGAATAAATGAATGCAATGCAATTGGATGCTgccattttaaattttttttaaaacatttaaaataacaaattttCCAAATtcctttctgtatttttaaaacacttATGCATAAATGCTCGTTATGTGCAAGTCCTTGATCTCCTGTAGCAGTGTACTGGTTTACCCCCATTGTATGCATTGTGGAGTGTAACTATCACCACATGCTGTTGCCGTACGCCatatattcataaatatttcTATTAATTATGGCATTATcaatctggggaaaaaaacataacatcatGTTTCTTTCATAATTAATGTAGTAAATGGCAATTAAGTTGAAGTCCACTCTAATTGAAATTCAAAAGGTGGAACCGGTAGGTAGAAATCTCTTAAAGAGTAACACCCCAAGACCTTTTTTGAACACATCTttccaaactgtaaaaacatttttatcgAGGTCAGTTCCGTCTCTGCAGCGCCCATTGGTTCATCTCTGCTATTGTCCTCGTACCATGATCCTGAGAACCGGTCTGGGCCAAAAAACATATGAGCCATATTTCGCCTGTTGccccatttaagatggaatgataaaattcaaacaagaagctggagaacagaaagccaacttcagcctcgtcatGTCTATTTcactaatgaaaacattttcctttagtATATAACATATTTGGCTCCTATTCCGCTGTAAACTCACTATGTGAACACGTACGGCTGTAATTAATGCGGATTGTTGTCAAAGCTTTGAGGATTCGTTTCTGTTAGCACGTTAGCACCCGAGCGCTAATCTTAGCTGAGCGTACACTGCAGTAGCAGTCTAACCTTATATCCTGGCATTTGTCCATAAAATTTTTATGATATGTTTTTGGCCACtgagatatatatttttttaaaaagtgtcgTTTTCCGTCTGCGCCTTTAAATGTTGCATCCAGGCCGTACCCTCGATTGCTATTGGCTAATCACGCTGAAAGGCAATTGCCTCCCAGTATCAGCCCCCAAAACACTGATCTGTCCATTTCTAAACGAGTCCAAAAATGGAAATTttagaatgaaagaaaacaccTACCAATTTAATGCAAAGTAAATCATGAGGAGAAGGCTACCTTTAGAACACTTTCAAAGCTTTTTGGAATACTGGACTGCGTGTATTGGGAGAATGAAAGCCTCAGTTCATTGAGAGGAGAGCCAGTATGTGAAAACATACAGCCGGACACTTTGCACTCCATCTGACACCTCAAATAAAGGTTCAAACCTTAGACATGGTGATTGGGAAGaccacagaaaacatttaacctTACCCAAGTGTCCATGAAACACATGCATGTTTAACTTTTCCTGCATTGTGCAGAGAGACATCATCATCTGGCGATAGAGAAATACCATAAAGGGGCTGGTGTTGGTATTACTTGGTCATTCCTTGACAGAAATATCAGATTCAATGGTTTCTGTGAGATTTTCTCCAAATTTTCTCCATTGCTACAACCACAAATGCTAAGAACCACAAAGGTTAAGACTGTATTATGTACAGAGGAAGTCATATATCAATAATGCCCTGACACATTTCTCTCAACTTGAGCTTATCTGAAATAGACTGATGCTttggaaatgtgtattgtggCTTGACAAGtcaacttttcattttatttatggaaataatgcaGATCACGTTCACTGGACCAAATAAGAAAAGAaccatccagactgttaccagcataaagttcatctgtcatggtatggaTATTAGTGGATAACCTGCAGATCTATGAAAGTACCATTAAtcctgaacacattttggagcaatatatgctgccttctagatgcaGTTTTCAGGAACACTCATACTTGTTTaaacatgacaacaccaagccaTGTTCTGTACACATTACAACAGCACAGTCGCATAATCAATTTGCAGCTGTTAGACTGGCCTTCCTGCTGTCCAGTTCTGTCTCCCTCTGAAAATGTGTCTCaaagctcaaaatatgacaacaggcCCGCGGTTGActtttacaacaaaataatgggggggggggttagctTTCATAACTAGATTCGTTTGTGTCTTTTGTCCCTTAATGAATATTAAGTGTTGTTAacaggaaaggtgatgtaatacaGCAGGAAACATACtctcgtcccaacttttttggcatGTGTTAGACATTAAAACGAgcacaaaattgtccaaaatctcttcgtctgcattaagagttcctttcactggaactaaggggccaagcccaactcctggaaACTCCACAGcataattccccctccaccaaactttacacttggcacaatgaagtcagacaaggcaactgccaaacccagactcatccattggactGCCAGATGGAAAAGCATGATTTGgcactacagagaacatgtcttcactgttctagagtccagtggtggcgctctacaccactgcattcaactctttgcattgtgcttggtgatgtaaggcttggatgtaagctgcttggccatggaaacccattccatgaagctctttaaTCACTGTTCTTGAGGCCACATGGAGTTTGGAGGTCTTAGCAAtcaactctgcagaaagttggcaaacTCTGCGTATTATGCGCCTCAGcttctgctgaccctgctctgtcgtTTTGCAtggagttgctgtcgttcccatcacttccactttgttataataccactgacagctgactggaatatttagtagtgaggaaatgtcacaactggacttgttgcacaggtggcatcctatcacggtaccacactggaattcattgagctcctgagagcaaaccgttcttttacaaatgtttgtagaagcagtctgcatgcgtaggtgcttggttttatacacctgtggccactgaAGTGaccggaacacctgaattcaatgatttggatgggtgagtgaatacttttggcaatatggtgtatttccaaaaaaacaatgaagataAGATAAAAAACCAAATACTGTAAtgattttaatacttttttttaacttattacAGGTCGAACTACTCAAACTGCTTTCTTTTAGGTCActaggcctcattcaccagtatCTCCATCAGtcttttcttaaatttgttcttgagaaaggtcctaagaaaaactgtcagattcatgatgtatTGGTACATGTTCATCTTCATCTGTCCATAAGTCTTTGCCTAAAAGCTATGCAGGCTCAGTGCATATTTAAGAAAACTCGTAACTTTTCCTTCCTGCTCTGATGACGTGTTTTCCTCTTTGTGGTAATCTTTGAGTCACTACTTGAGTCACTACTTGTTCAGCAGTTTCTTTAGTCATCCACTACTCCAACGCCTGTCAGATTATTTGCTATTACAAGCCCACATGTTCTTTAGTCCTATTATTAATATACCAATATATCACTATATCTTGATGCAGTTAATGTTTCAGCTTAAATGAACtactcagcaaaaaaaaaaaacataaacaatatttttacatttagcccagatgtagctgatcagccgtGTGGTGTCCAAATTTAACTTTTTTAGGTTAGCTCTGGAGCTGTGAAGCTAACGTTGTTGACAAAACGTTGCTGACAAAAATGGTTGCGCTGTTTTCTGTTATTGTCTAAACTGACTACCCtcagcattcagctacagcagggGTTCCCAACCTTTTGTGTTAGCTGAACCTctttaatctattttttttttccttaggtatgaaaccatttttaatgaaatggttTTGCAGACAGGTTTGCATGTTTAGTTGTTTAGTTTCTAAATGCCTTTTCAAGAGAGCTGGCTTTGATTAGCATCCTGCTCCCAACACATATTTTCTACTTAATGGTAATTTTAAAcgattaaaatgttttattaaattatttagcCAGCTAATTTGAACTTTTTACAACTTTTCACTAATAGTGTTacaattagattttttactTGTAAAACTGCAGCCTTACTAAAGACTTGGATGCGGTTTGAGCTGGTTGAAAGGAGGTTTGAGGAGGTTTTTTCCATAAAGAtctgggtgactactgacttgTAGTGTTTGTTAGCGTTGTTAGCCTAAGAGCTTCAGCCCTAACctaagaaaacaaacatgtcttggctgattgactacatctgtGCAAGATTTCATTTTTGATGGCGTGCTATGGTGGCGTTCACTTCAATAGTCTTCATGCTGAGAGATAAAAAGCAGCAGACTCCAATGCAAATGCTCTATCTAGAATCAACTCTACAATCAACTCTTCTTTGCATGAACTAATGATGCAATAACACACAACTGGTCAAGAGAGAACTGAGCAAACTGTCAGCTAAAACAAAGACGTTTCGTCCAGTTACTGTCCAGTAGCACACTGcaatgtatatactgtatgtatgaaagaaaaaacaaacagcttgaGTGAAAGGTACATTTTGTTCTGATACTGCTGAATATAGAAATGTGGATGAGCAAGTCAGCTCATGTAGGTGCTCTGTAGTGAAAAGCCACTGGAACTACAAGTGAAAACATGCTGATAACAGTTAGTGTTAAAGATTCTATCTAACAAAAAAATGCTAATGATTCACCCTGTAATTCTGAGGAATTAAAAGGAATGTTCCTGGCTAGAGCATTTGAACGATGGTGAATGGGAACAGAGAACAGGCCATACCTTTTGTGGCCAGAATCTCTCGCAATGCACAGCTATAGACATTTGGCTCCCACAGGTGCGGAGGGAAAAGGTTGCGTATCAAGGCTTCAGACAAAGACCTAAGGACAGCCATTTCTTCAGCTTTACTGATGAACAGTGGGGACCTGGGAAAGAAGATAAATACTAATActaagactgctgggataggctccagcacccccaccccaccccccggCGACCCTCATGgggaagcagcttagaaaatggatgcatggatggatggatgatattGAGGAAACAAATTCAGATGCACAAAAGGATTTTAGTAATCATCTTTGAGCTGTCTGTACCAACAGTTCTGAACATCAGtcataaaagagagaaaacagaagtgtGGCCCACATGCTTTCTGTGAGAAAGGGTTACATTAGACCACACTAACCACATGAAAAAAGCAGCCAGTGAGGAAATGAGGAAatcgttttttttcttttcagatttaccaccattTTCCCGATctcaacattacatgtaaaaactcagTAGACGTGCaagttcactggtggctttggataattgataaaatggctataattgTACTGTAGACATTATGACACCTGGTTCCTTTGTtgccaagtttctctacagtcaaacatttcatcaaaccactgtgaatgacacTGTCTACATCTCAACAATTCATTTATGAATTCAAGGAACAAAACCTATGATGATATACAAGTGTCATAAAGTTCAAGGctgcaataaaaatgaaatgctttttatgaTGAAAGCACAATTATGATGGTACTAAAGCACATGATGGCATAATTTGAGGTATGTTGTGCCTTTCATATGAGGCTTGCATAACAAGCACATGGGCAAGCTCTACAGAAACATGCTTACCTGTCTGACTGCTTTGCGCAGTGGAGGTGCTGAGTGAAGATGGCAATGCAGCCCACACTAGTGACCGAGAGG
Proteins encoded in this region:
- the si:rp71-46j2.7 gene encoding uncharacterized protein si:rp71-46j2.7 isoform X2; amino-acid sequence: MRFWHYLFATLLSVIWCWSESGQFSFQAGIWLLCFLLIFTAACNSSERGTQTDGAAEEASPQTSENGHMVGRDETDTTALEQTTLNRSQYPDVQRSLYQLFRCAYAQLVLPWYEVPELGDSQPLYAALLREFNLIVDQIICKAKDFDLSVTSVGCIAIFTQHLHCAKQSDRSPLFISKAEEMAVLRSLSEALIRNLFPPHLWEPNVYSCALREILATKVLALVTLLSDPDNLNRLVVSQLDRVPSQSPGERGHDSDRENTTSSTGVENIEVPEEEVEESPSEDIKAKKKGNKVMEKVSKLFKPKKKKIKKQEKELMKRALHSRRAAVIEADGASSCDDSVHESEDSDVESDLISLPEDMLEFKLSFEMWRVGNWQVTVTEVETEDDALCFTIRLEEKNNPENLHWVVKKTQSEIVEFYNHCRDMSHLPSISEIVEYTETKFAEDYQEEAKTIFEHFLQVLVEDAELGHTKLVFRFLCPLNRLLGEEDGDGGVWGLLGGIASFLNLSQEDDEPNNLKGEEKPHDTRDRCSISDASSQHDELAHAQPEYKHILQRQYTEMEEELLVTGSGYSPSSDQIDDLKYGKQDAECSDCLFNEPDQRTLSKRESVGENLAQFAARTKVIPKIQPAVCSSFDSDGESLGQYENDSLSDCHLTESINKKEHLTHKKSTDKPKGKEKVCPTKEETRSFPQVQKKTINTPNWEQPEVNKVIFNLLKEISGNSRMLKIIKTALTPFMPLIKKKVNTFLKKLNPSEAQVANYIDQLRELIWPEMPGSQDPPRSSEDKNKTKEKAMYLISSKFAGYIFSKTDMETLFKILQDTEENKKLVYMLLLYVLKRFLPADRILYGLSTLNGKYNV
- the si:rp71-46j2.7 gene encoding uncharacterized protein si:rp71-46j2.7 isoform X3 gives rise to the protein MRFWHYLFATLLSVIWCWSESGQFSFQAGIWLLCFLLIFTAACNSSERGTQTDGAAEEASPQTSENGHMVGRDETDTTALEQTTLNRSQYPDVQRSLYQLFRCAYAQLVLPWYEVPELGDSQPLYAALLREFNLIVDQIICKAKDFDLSVTSVGCIAIFTQHLHCAKQSDRSPLFISKAEEMAVLRSLSEALIRNLFPPHLWEPNVYSCALREILATKVLALVTLLSDPDNLNRLVVSQLDRVPSQSPGERGHDSDRENTTSSTGVENIEVPEEEVEESPSEDIKAKKKVGNKVMEKVSKLFKPKKKKIKKQEKELMKRALHSRRAAVIEADGASSCDDSVHESEDSDVESDLISLPEDMLEFKLSFEMWRVGNWQVTVTEVETEDDALCFTIRLEEKNNPENLHWVVKKTQSEIVEFYNHCRDMSHLPSISEIVEYTETKFAEDYQEEAKTIFEHFLQVLVEDAELGHTKLVFRFLCPLNRLLGEEDGDGGVWGLLGGIASFLNLSQEDDEPNNLKGEEKPHDTRDRCSISDASSQHDELAHAQPEYKHILQRQYTEMEEELLVTGSGYSPSSDQIDDLKYGKQDAECSDCLFNEPDQRTLSKRESVGENLAQFAARTKVIPKIQPAVCSSFDSDGESLGQYENDSLSDCHLTESINKKEHLTHKKSTDKPKGKEKVCPTKEETRSFPQVQKKTINTPNWEQPEVNKVIFNLLKEISGNSRMLKIIKTALTPFMPLIKKKVNTFLKKLNPSEAQVANYIDQLRELIWPEMPGSQDPPRSSEDKNKTKEKAMYLISSKSKRIWRPCLRSCRTQKKIRSWFICCCYMS
- the si:rp71-46j2.7 gene encoding uncharacterized protein si:rp71-46j2.7 isoform X1 — protein: MRFWHYLFATLLSVIWCWSESGQFSFQAGIWLLCFLLIFTAACNSSERGTQTDGAAEEASPQTSENGHMVGRDETDTTALEQTTLNRSQYPDVQRSLYQLFRCAYAQLVLPWYEVPELGDSQPLYAALLREFNLIVDQIICKAKDFDLSVTSVGCIAIFTQHLHCAKQSDRSPLFISKAEEMAVLRSLSEALIRNLFPPHLWEPNVYSCALREILATKVLALVTLLSDPDNLNRLVVSQLDRVPSQSPGERGHDSDRENTTSSTGVENIEVPEEEVEESPSEDIKAKKKVGNKVMEKVSKLFKPKKKKIKKQEKELMKRALHSRRAAVIEADGASSCDDSVHESEDSDVESDLISLPEDMLEFKLSFEMWRVGNWQVTVTEVETEDDALCFTIRLEEKNNPENLHWVVKKTQSEIVEFYNHCRDMSHLPSISEIVEYTETKFAEDYQEEAKTIFEHFLQVLVEDAELGHTKLVFRFLCPLNRLLGEEDGDGGVWGLLGGIASFLNLSQEDDEPNNLKGEEKPHDTRDRCSISDASSQHDELAHAQPEYKHILQRQYTEMEEELLVTGSGYSPSSDQIDDLKYGKQDAECSDCLFNEPDQRTLSKRESVGENLAQFAARTKVIPKIQPAVCSSFDSDGESLGQYENDSLSDCHLTESINKKEHLTHKKSTDKPKGKEKVCPTKEETRSFPQVQKKTINTPNWEQPEVNKVIFNLLKEISGNSRMLKIIKTALTPFMPLIKKKVNTFLKKLNPSEAQVANYIDQLRELIWPEMPGSQDPPRSSEDKNKTKEKAMYLISSKFAGYIFSKTDMETLFKILQDTEENKKLVYMLLLYVLKRFLPADRILYGLSTLNGKYNV